A genomic region of Nymphaea colorata isolate Beijing-Zhang1983 chromosome 2, ASM883128v2, whole genome shotgun sequence contains the following coding sequences:
- the LOC116248404 gene encoding UDP-glycosyltransferase 88A1-like, producing MKQQQRRTVVLYPSPGMGHLITMVELGKLIHLRLRLPVTVLIASPPFNLGDSTPYIKAVESSNLGVSFHHLPQPLDFSNQHHNAQHHELLICEFLNACNPHVKDALELISQSSTILAFVVDFFCISSMSVAAGSLGLPVYIYFTSPAGALATFLYLNELHHQTDLSFRSLNADLHIPGIPPLPSLDMPPLTLDREETYFLLLEASSQLSRAQGLIVNTFDALEPRALQAISDGLCVPNGPPSHVHAIGPVIASWKKADGDAECLNWLDSQPDNSVVFLCFGSLGRFSMEQLREIADGLERSGQRFIWVVRSPGSGSGSALVSEDADPQALLPQGFLERTGDRGLVVKSWAPQPRVLSHGAIGGFVTHCGWNSVLESVSAGVPMVAWPLYAEQRMNRVMLVSEMGLAVAVQEGPDGMVSAAEVERCVRLLMGSEEGARLRERAEAARDAAATAVKEGGSSWASLARLGDEWEKRAATDNGGA from the coding sequence atgaagcagcagcagcggcggACGGTGGTCCTGTATCCCTCTCCCGGCATGGGCCACCTCATCACCATGGTGGAGCTCGGCAAGCTCATCCacctccgcctccgcctcccCGTCACCGTCCTCATCGCCTCCCCTCCCTTCAACCTCGGCGACTCCACCCCTTACATCAAGGCCGTCGAGTCCTCTAATCTCGGCGTCTCCTTCCACCATCTTCCCCAGCCGCTCGATTTCTCCAACCAACATCACAATGCCCAGCACCACGAGCTTCTCATATGCGAATTCCTCAACGCCTGTAACCCCCACGTCAAGGATGCGTTGGAGCTCATCTCCCAGTCTTCTACCATCTTAGCATTTGTCGTAGACTTCTTCTGCATCTCCTCCATGAGCGTCGCCGCCGGCAGCCTGGGCTTACCCGTgtatatttactttacttcccCTGCTGGAGCACTTGCGACGTTCTTGTACCTCAACGAGCTACATCACCAGACCGACCTCAGTTTCCGTAGTCTCAATGCAGATCTGCACATCCCCGGCATCCCCCCATTGCCTTCCCTGGATATGCCTCCTCTGACGCTGGATCGCGAAGAAACTTACTTTTTGCTTTTAGAGGCGTCGTCCCAGCTGAGCCGAGCCCAGGGGCTCATAGTGAACACCTTTGATGCACTAGAGCCACGGGCGCTCCAAGCAATCTCAGACGGCCTTTGCGTGCCCAACGGACCCCCGTCTCACGTTCATGCGATCGGGCCTGTGATCGCGTCCTGGAAGAAGGCGGACGGCGACGCGGAGTGCCTCAACTGGCTCGACTCCCAGCCGGACAACAGCGTCGTGTTCTTGTGTTTCGGGAGCCTCGGCCGGTTTTCCATGGAGCAGCTCAGGGAGATCGCAGATGGGCTGGAGCGGAGCGGCCAGCGGTTCATTTGGGTGGTTCGAAGCCCCGGCAGTGGGTCAGGATCAGCTCTCGTTTCTGAGGATGCGGACCCTCAAGCGCTGCTGCCGCAAGGGTTTTTGGAGCGGACTGGTGACAGAGGGCTGGTGGTCAAGTCGTGGGCGCCACAGCCGAGGGTGCTGAGCCACGGTGCGATTGGCGGGTTCGTGACGCATTGCGGATGGAACTCGGTGCTGGAGAGCGTGAGTGCGGGCGTGCCCATGGTCGCGTGGCCGCTGTACGCTGAACAACGCATGAACCGGGTGATGCTAGTGAGCGAGATGGGTCTGGCTGTTGCCGTTCAGGAAGGGCCAGACGGTATGGTGAGCGCAGCCGAGGTGGAGAGATGTGTCCGGCTGCTGATGGGATCGGAGGAAGGGGCTAGACTGAGGGAGCGAGCAGAGGCGGCCAGGGACGCCGCAGCCACAGCAGTCAAGGAAGGTGGGTCCTCGTGGGCGAGCCTGGCGAGGTTGGGTGATGAGTGGGAGAAAAGGGCAGCCACAGACAATGGGGGCGCCTAG